The Methanotorris formicicus Mc-S-70 genome has a segment encoding these proteins:
- a CDS encoding UDP-glucose dehydrogenase family protein — MKKISVIGTGYVGLIQAVGLAEFGFNVVGIDIDETKVKALNRGECPLYEEGLEELLKKHVNKNLTFTTSYESIKGSDVIFLCVGTPQDKDGDADLRFLFSAVEKIKETIDKDDYKVIVIKSTVPVGTNRKVKELLSGYNVDVVSNPEFLREGIAVYDFFNPERIVLGFENLENKKPIEIMNKVYNYFKEKNVPFIITNWETAELIKYASNAFLATKISFINELAKLSDIVNADIKTVSYAMGLDDRIGNKFLNAGIGYAGSCFPKDVKALIKQFENNNIEPILIRSTDKVNEEQIKWFFEKIKNYYKNLNGKVFAILGLAFKPNTDDLRESRAIKLIDLLLGSGAIVKGFDYVAKARENTINMYKLDKSKGFYGYNLYVLDDLYEAVKDADGIIITTEYNYNKEDWEKIRNLVKEKVIFDGRNILDVEKVKKLGFKYYGVGR, encoded by the coding sequence ATGAAGAAGATCTCAGTCATAGGAACTGGTTATGTTGGTTTAATTCAGGCTGTTGGTTTAGCAGAGTTTGGTTTTAATGTTGTTGGAATTGATATTGATGAAACTAAAGTTAAGGCATTAAATAGAGGAGAATGTCCTTTATATGAAGAAGGATTAGAAGAATTATTAAAAAAGCATGTAAATAAAAATCTAACTTTCACAACATCCTACGAATCAATAAAGGGATCGGACGTCATATTTCTATGCGTTGGAACCCCACAAGATAAAGATGGTGATGCAGACTTGAGGTTTTTATTTTCTGCAGTTGAGAAGATAAAAGAGACAATAGACAAAGACGATTATAAAGTTATCGTTATAAAATCTACCGTTCCAGTAGGGACAAATAGGAAGGTTAAAGAACTTTTAAGTGGTTATAATGTTGATGTTGTTTCAAATCCTGAGTTTTTAAGGGAGGGGATTGCTGTCTATGATTTCTTTAATCCAGAGAGGATAGTTTTAGGTTTTGAAAACTTAGAAAACAAAAAGCCAATAGAAATAATGAACAAAGTTTATAACTATTTTAAAGAAAAAAATGTTCCTTTTATAATAACTAATTGGGAAACAGCGGAGTTGATAAAATATGCCTCAAATGCTTTCTTAGCAACAAAAATATCTTTTATAAATGAATTGGCAAAATTATCTGATATAGTTAATGCAGATATAAAAACTGTGAGTTATGCTATGGGGTTGGATGATAGAATTGGAAATAAGTTTTTAAATGCTGGAATTGGATATGCCGGAAGTTGTTTTCCTAAGGATGTTAAAGCATTGATAAAACAGTTTGAAAACAACAATATAGAGCCAATATTAATCAGATCAACTGATAAAGTTAATGAAGAACAAATAAAATGGTTCTTTGAAAAGATTAAAAACTACTATAAAAACCTAAATGGAAAGGTTTTTGCTATCTTAGGTTTAGCGTTTAAACCAAATACTGACGATTTAAGGGAGAGTAGGGCAATAAAGTTGATAGATCTACTTTTAGGTAGTGGAGCAATTGTTAAGGGGTTTGATTACGTTGCAAAAGCGAGGGAAAACACCATTAACATGTACAAACTGGATAAATCCAAGGGATTCTATGGATACAACCTATATGTATTAGATGATTTATATGAGGCAGTTAAAGATGCGGATGGGATAATAATAACGACTGAATACAACTATAACAAAGAAGATTGGGAGAAAATAAGAAATTTAGTAAAAGAAAAAGTTATATTCGATGGAAGAAACATCTTAGATGTTGAAAAGGTTAAAAAATTAGGATTTAAATATTATGGGGTGGGGAGATGA